A window of the Brassica napus cultivar Da-Ae chromosome C5, Da-Ae, whole genome shotgun sequence genome harbors these coding sequences:
- the LOC106347267 gene encoding small nuclear ribonucleoprotein SmD3b: MSRSLGIPVKLLHEASGHIVTVELKSGELYRGSMIECEDNWNCQLEDITFTAQDGKVSQLEHIFIRGSKVRFMVIPDILKHAPMFKRLDARIKGKSGSLGVGRGRAAMRGNAPATGRGTGGRGAVPPVRR; the protein is encoded by the exons ATGAGCCGAAGTTTGGGAATACCGGTGAAGCTTCTTCACGAGGCGTCAGGCCATATAGTGACGGTTGAGCTGAAGAGCGGCGAGCTCTACAGAGGAAGCATGATCGAGTGTGAGGATAACTGGAACTGCCAGCTCGAGGACATTACCTTTACCGCTCAG GATGGTAAGGTATCACAGCTTGAGCATATCTTCATTCGAGGAAGCAAAGTCAG GTTTATGGTCATACCAGACATTCTCAAGCATGCTCCAATGTTCAAGCGCTTAGATGCTAGAATCAAG GGAAAGAGCGGATCACTTGGTGTTGGCAGAGGCAGAGCTGCAATGCGAGGAAAT GCTCCGGCTACTGGGCGTGGAACTGGAGGAAGGGGAGCGGTACCACCTGTGAGGAGATGA